One stretch of Amycolatopsis sp. 195334CR DNA includes these proteins:
- a CDS encoding response regulator transcription factor, producing the protein MKTRIVIVDDDQLVRMALRLIVEGEPDLVVAGEAADGDAAVTMVGELRPDVVLMDVRMPGRDGLSATEEILTAPEPPRVLVLTTFDSDEMVLGALRAGALGFVLKDTPPPDIVAAVRTVAAGNPALSPAAATRLIAVATGAGAADVARKARARERLSTLTERELQTARAIADGRSNNEIAGQLHISVATVKAHTGSLFTKLAVDNRVQIALLVRDADE; encoded by the coding sequence ATGAAGACCCGGATCGTGATCGTCGACGACGATCAGCTGGTGCGGATGGCGTTGCGCCTCATCGTCGAGGGCGAGCCGGATCTGGTGGTGGCCGGGGAAGCCGCCGACGGAGACGCCGCCGTCACCATGGTGGGCGAGTTGCGGCCCGACGTCGTGCTGATGGACGTGCGGATGCCCGGCCGCGATGGGCTGAGCGCCACCGAGGAGATCCTCACCGCGCCCGAGCCGCCGCGGGTGCTGGTGCTGACCACGTTCGATTCCGACGAGATGGTGCTCGGCGCCCTGCGTGCCGGTGCGCTCGGGTTCGTGCTCAAGGACACCCCGCCGCCGGACATCGTGGCCGCCGTCCGGACGGTGGCGGCCGGGAATCCCGCGCTGTCACCGGCCGCGGCCACACGGCTGATCGCGGTCGCCACCGGGGCGGGCGCGGCCGACGTGGCACGGAAAGCCCGGGCCAGGGAACGACTGTCCACACTCACCGAACGCGAGTTGCAGACCGCCCGCGCCATCGCGGACGGGCGGTCCAACAACGAGATAGCCGGTCAGCTGCACATCAGCGTCGCCACGGTGAAGGCGCACACCGGCAGTCTGTTCACCAAGCTGGCCGTGGACAACCGGGTCCAGATCGCGCTGCTCGTCCGGGACGCCGACGAATGA